One region of Solibacillus sp. FSL W7-1436 genomic DNA includes:
- a CDS encoding replication initiation protein produces the protein MELLKVKDNFKVTMHKKLIEASFSDPLTIQEQRILYAVISNIPSPEFVKENGQYVLDEHGKKIISNRIESLPPFEVPLKDLAKAIGIKEMEYDVIKSLSRKFMSKVIEIDSPDGSFEHLQWLFNSKYVAGTGKIIIELSPKLYPYLLNLTDNFASVNLGTLMKFKCKYTSRLYLLLEQWGKVSHKEFTPDELRGILGVAYEEVKGKKVYKLANYTHLKQRALTPAIEEINKHTNFKIEMIESVNGRKVVSIKFKITNKDKPKKSVKIPNEKPKSPVNTYEEIAQSLVHLGFNKEAYSNMAKRLMLIENIELIKTNVINQLQKLGKYITESKSELGAGFVIKEIEKAVERYNSNGQFDFNELINDDKNKKRFGTKKIGVVPDWFKNGEHDKENKKELTDEEIAYFKAERERLLANLNT, from the coding sequence ATGGAACTATTAAAAGTAAAAGATAATTTCAAAGTTACAATGCATAAAAAACTAATTGAAGCTAGTTTCAGCGATCCTTTAACAATTCAAGAACAACGAATTTTATATGCTGTTATCAGTAACATTCCCTCACCGGAATTTGTAAAAGAAAATGGCCAATATGTTTTAGATGAACACGGAAAAAAAATCATTTCCAATCGTATTGAATCATTGCCTCCTTTTGAAGTTCCATTGAAAGATTTAGCAAAGGCAATCGGTATTAAAGAAATGGAATACGATGTAATAAAAAGTTTAAGTCGTAAATTTATGAGTAAAGTAATCGAAATAGATTCTCCAGACGGTAGCTTTGAACATTTACAATGGTTATTTAATTCTAAATATGTAGCCGGTACTGGAAAAATAATTATCGAATTATCGCCTAAACTTTATCCATATTTACTTAACTTAACGGATAATTTTGCATCTGTTAATCTTGGTACTTTAATGAAATTTAAGTGTAAATATACCTCTCGATTATATTTGTTATTGGAGCAATGGGGTAAAGTTTCTCATAAAGAATTTACACCGGATGAATTACGTGGAATTTTAGGCGTTGCCTATGAAGAAGTTAAAGGTAAAAAAGTTTACAAATTAGCTAATTACACACATTTAAAACAACGAGCTTTAACACCAGCTATCGAAGAAATTAATAAACATACTAATTTTAAAATTGAAATGATTGAAAGTGTTAATGGTCGAAAAGTTGTTTCTATTAAATTTAAAATTACGAATAAAGATAAGCCAAAAAAATCAGTTAAAATACCGAATGAAAAACCTAAATCCCCTGTAAATACATACGAAGAAATTGCACAATCTTTAGTACATTTAGGTTTTAATAAAGAAGCATATTCAAACATGGCTAAGCGTTTAATGCTAATTGAAAATATCGAGTTAATTAAAACGAATGTAATTAATCAACTACAAAAGTTAGGTAAATATATTACTGAAAGTAAATCAGAATTAGGTGCTGGCTTTGTAATAAAAGAAATCGAAAAAGCTGTAGAACGGTATAATTCAAACGGTCAATTTGACTTTAACGAATTGATTAATGATGATAAAAATAAAAAAAGGTTTGGCACTAAGAAGATCGGAGTTGTGCCCGATTGGTTCAAAAATGGAGAGCATGATAAAGAAAATAAAAAAGAATTAACCGATGAAGAAATTGCTTATTTTAAAGCAGAAAGAGAAAGATTATTAGCTAATTTAAACACTTAA
- the mobQ gene encoding MobQ family relaxase — translation MGIFYMKAKIVNKAKQSAIAKAAYVSGQKIYSERDEENKNYRRREVMPESFILAPLHAPNWVYNREKLWNEVEKVEKPYNAQLLREIVVALPIELSKDKNIELISEFVKTNFVDAGMVADVNVHYDKDENPHAHVLLTVRPFNEDGTWGKKSKKEYILDENGKNVIDDNGNKKSKKINLVNWNDKETLMKWRENWAEAVNEKYKELGINASISHLSNEKLGLEKIARHRLTREEYYVEEKAKQAAIENSTPYEPVTTYGKLNYEIEKFNQQIDLINSQIINLEAEKEQLDGTRNSLIIFANRRENMFVHMAEVSEEIKEAVQFMQKRYKTDFITLDNINDFEKSMKNWTNKISRAAREHESTKVFIQEIHNTFEKNPDNLYKFGLTKESFVTEYNALLEQFKYNEKKLTNEYENYKNIKGIQQAFDEAYYKETFKQFTGLYPDYENIVRFKTNENLKVMAKCLEEVSNLNKKVIVNDFYENDILERKDEHELRKSISKNLEQYQQFIKLQFTFNKAFENLQSKYTDQLLNGHMGDEVVKTSVEYLKTKREFEYIQEKVNDAKKGMYDDLITIYGNDNKEVINQLRDKEKVQILKTYIDERVYIDLDTLKQSKEYEQYQKQAAANKPNTGDLMSQMLAALASESMAQDPKRNKYDQQKRKKRNRFSNKLNERNI, via the coding sequence ATGGGTATCTTTTACATGAAAGCGAAAATTGTAAACAAGGCTAAGCAATCGGCCATTGCTAAAGCTGCATACGTTAGCGGACAGAAAATATATTCTGAAAGAGACGAAGAGAATAAAAATTATCGTAGACGTGAAGTAATGCCCGAATCGTTTATTTTAGCCCCTCTACATGCTCCTAATTGGGTCTATAACCGTGAAAAGTTATGGAATGAAGTTGAGAAGGTTGAAAAGCCTTATAACGCTCAATTGTTAAGAGAAATAGTTGTGGCTTTACCAATCGAGTTGTCTAAAGATAAAAATATCGAATTAATTAGTGAGTTTGTAAAAACAAATTTTGTTGATGCTGGAATGGTAGCAGATGTTAATGTTCACTATGACAAAGATGAAAACCCACATGCTCATGTATTGTTGACAGTTAGACCATTTAACGAGGATGGAACATGGGGCAAAAAATCTAAAAAAGAATATATTCTTGATGAAAACGGGAAAAATGTAATTGACGATAACGGTAATAAAAAATCAAAAAAAATTAATTTAGTGAATTGGAACGATAAAGAAACGTTAATGAAATGGCGTGAAAATTGGGCCGAAGCCGTAAATGAAAAGTACAAAGAATTAGGTATTAATGCTAGTATTTCTCACCTTTCAAACGAGAAATTAGGCTTAGAAAAAATTGCAAGACACCGTTTAACAAGAGAAGAATATTACGTAGAAGAAAAAGCAAAACAAGCTGCTATCGAAAATTCAACACCTTATGAACCGGTAACAACTTATGGGAAATTAAATTATGAGATTGAAAAATTCAATCAACAAATTGATTTAATTAATTCACAAATTATTAATTTAGAAGCTGAAAAAGAACAACTTGATGGTACTAGAAATTCGTTAATTATTTTTGCTAACAGACGTGAAAATATGTTTGTTCATATGGCAGAAGTGAGTGAGGAAATTAAAGAAGCTGTACAGTTTATGCAAAAGAGATATAAGACGGATTTTATTACATTAGATAACATTAATGATTTTGAAAAATCAATGAAAAACTGGACTAATAAAATTTCAAGAGCAGCAAGAGAGCATGAATCAACTAAAGTCTTTATACAAGAAATTCATAATACTTTTGAAAAAAATCCAGACAACTTATATAAATTCGGTCTTACAAAAGAATCTTTTGTAACTGAATATAATGCATTACTGGAACAGTTTAAGTACAACGAGAAGAAGCTTACAAATGAGTATGAGAATTACAAGAATATAAAAGGTATTCAACAAGCATTTGATGAAGCATATTACAAAGAAACCTTTAAACAATTCACTGGTTTATATCCAGATTATGAAAATATTGTACGCTTCAAAACAAATGAAAATTTAAAGGTTATGGCTAAATGTCTTGAAGAAGTAAGCAATTTGAATAAAAAAGTAATAGTAAATGATTTCTACGAAAATGATATTTTAGAGAGAAAAGACGAGCACGAATTACGTAAGAGTATTTCTAAAAATCTGGAACAATACCAACAATTCATTAAATTGCAATTTACATTTAACAAAGCCTTTGAGAATCTACAATCGAAATATACGGATCAATTGTTAAATGGTCATATGGGTGATGAAGTAGTTAAAACTTCTGTTGAATATTTGAAAACAAAACGAGAATTTGAATATATCCAAGAGAAGGTAAACGATGCTAAAAAAGGTATGTATGATGATTTAATTACTATTTACGGCAACGATAATAAAGAAGTAATCAATCAATTAAGAGATAAAGAAAAAGTACAAATTTTGAAAACATATATTGATGAACGAGTTTATATTGACCTTGATACGTTGAAGCAATCAAAAGAATATGAACAATACCAAAAACAAGCTGCTGCAAATAAACCGAATACGGGTGATTTAATGTCACAAATGTTAGCAGCACTAGCAAGTGAATCAATGGCACAAGACCCTAAACGAAACAAATATGACCAACAAAAACGTAAAAAACGTAACCGATTCTCAAATAAATTGAATGAAAGAAATATTTAG
- a CDS encoding M23 family metallopeptidase, which produces MEEKKGLLGSAALLAFKSPLLIAIAAIFFIGIGFVLVLVLATSMLGSAGFSTKGDQNLVALGGEYCIYDVEDDYFNKVKDATGIPKRELDKMFEVAVDKKVDIATVLTILHMERRPRTVSQFESTANFVYSYIYPNNMLSITSIATYFAPERDYGVDSNGNPSKGEDPDYIRDFEEFYVKLGPSMYCFGENGEVIGGESGGDLGEYVSGGEFSSPITKPIRITSPFGYRVHPVTGKLAHHDGVDIACRNPDPILSVKPGKVVRTVKHATLGNYVMIDHGNKVHTVYGHLSKIFARVGDTVQAGTKIGACGTTGRSTGDHLHFEVHVNGQWNTPVDPRAYFSF; this is translated from the coding sequence ATGGAAGAAAAGAAAGGTTTACTCGGTAGTGCTGCTCTTTTAGCTTTTAAATCACCTTTGTTAATTGCTATTGCTGCTATTTTCTTTATAGGTATTGGCTTCGTTCTAGTATTGGTATTAGCAACAAGCATGTTAGGTAGTGCCGGATTTAGCACTAAAGGAGATCAAAACTTAGTTGCTTTAGGTGGAGAATATTGTATTTATGATGTAGAGGACGATTATTTTAATAAAGTTAAGGATGCTACGGGTATTCCCAAAAGGGAACTAGATAAAATGTTTGAAGTAGCTGTTGATAAAAAAGTAGATATTGCTACTGTTCTTACAATTTTGCACATGGAGAGACGGCCTAGAACCGTTTCACAATTTGAATCTACAGCAAATTTTGTTTACTCATATATTTATCCGAATAACATGTTAAGCATTACTTCTATTGCAACCTATTTTGCTCCAGAAAGAGATTATGGCGTTGATTCGAATGGGAATCCTAGTAAGGGAGAGGACCCCGATTATATTCGGGATTTTGAAGAATTTTATGTTAAGCTTGGCCCTTCTATGTACTGTTTTGGTGAAAATGGTGAAGTCATAGGGGGAGAATCTGGTGGAGATTTAGGCGAGTATGTAAGTGGTGGAGAATTTAGTTCACCGATTACTAAACCTATTCGTATTACAAGTCCATTCGGTTATCGAGTTCATCCGGTAACTGGAAAATTAGCACACCATGATGGCGTAGACATTGCATGTAGAAATCCAGACCCAATATTAAGTGTAAAGCCCGGTAAAGTAGTTAGGACGGTCAAACATGCGACTTTAGGAAACTATGTAATGATAGACCACGGAAATAAAGTTCATACCGTATACGGCCACTTATCAAAGATTTTTGCCCGGGTTGGTGATACGGTGCAAGCTGGAACAAAGATAGGCGCTTGTGGTACTACGGGACGTTCAACCGGGGATCACTTACACTTTGAAGTTCATGTGAATGGTCAATGGAATACCCCTGTTGATCCTAGAGCTTACTTTTCATTTTAA
- a CDS encoding AbrB/MazE/SpoVT family DNA-binding domain-containing protein, protein MKRRVTREGRVNIPIDYLKTFGIKYNDYVDVSHNDTEIIIRKLPKEGFCPITNKVFPKNELTKIGETTISNEGMKLLEDYLKKNK, encoded by the coding sequence GTGAAAAGGCGAGTAACGAGAGAAGGAAGAGTAAATATTCCAATTGACTATTTAAAAACTTTTGGTATCAAATACAATGATTATGTCGATGTAAGCCATAATGATACGGAAATTATCATTAGAAAGTTGCCAAAAGAAGGGTTTTGTCCAATTACAAATAAAGTCTTTCCTAAAAACGAATTAACTAAAATTGGAGAAACTACAATTAGCAATGAAGGAATGAAGTTACTCGAAGATTACTTAAAAAAAAATAAGTAA
- a CDS encoding VirB4 family type IV secretion system protein: MLKNLLGFFSSNKEVDEGPTFEENFYEADQYLLQALAPDYIAEGEDYVQLGSNYTRTLIVMDFQTVLSRESIRNLSEINSNVSITTFFTKMSNSIIRKEMAKAIKQNRIRQADSQLDDATKVEAEYQSNDARRVILEMASGNEQMYNGHLLIHINARDKEELARLTQNVKSIVGSIGTAYNPNKKAMDAFNSFLPLASNSVSDLSSRLMNSEAVSFFFPFHENEMFDEHGDFIGINEKTKNVILVDSNKLLNKHKFYIGVSGVGKSTAAFNDLVKDYQAGVSIYVNDPKGEFGSVFKNMGGQWVKFDMAGTSRINAFDLPTKQKTMIDDDIELTENPIFNKIPILLVRFKLMFPKMDMTQYNIISGLLEKTYAKVGINENTDFSQLTNEDYPTMTTFNEVIEELKEKDIQTYEYIREFHLAIQIYTTGIYSKLFNGYTNVDTESDLISYDTLAFQQNEEVQRIIYYDVMAHLTNLAINGDGRPLRFFFDEGHVIADPKIPVAMQQLFFMMKVLRSFNVGVSIATQSINDFLSAKDDKRNYGEAVINQSIQCLYLPIKKAEIDFIERELGQNFSVKERAILTVREGEKEKQAGKGILVVGSKKIQCHIQLNDVEKALWFEKKHYSEITV, from the coding sequence ATGTTAAAAAATCTTCTAGGTTTTTTTAGCAGCAATAAAGAAGTGGATGAAGGGCCAACTTTTGAAGAAAACTTTTATGAAGCAGACCAATACTTGTTACAGGCTCTTGCTCCCGATTATATAGCAGAGGGCGAAGATTATGTGCAACTTGGTTCTAACTATACACGGACGTTAATAGTAATGGACTTTCAAACGGTTTTAAGTCGAGAATCCATTCGTAACTTATCTGAAATTAACAGTAACGTTTCTATTACAACGTTTTTCACAAAAATGAGTAATAGCATTATCCGTAAAGAAATGGCAAAGGCCATTAAGCAAAACCGTATTCGACAAGCAGATTCCCAATTAGATGATGCAACAAAAGTCGAAGCCGAATATCAAAGTAATGATGCAAGAAGAGTTATTTTAGAAATGGCTAGTGGTAACGAACAAATGTACAACGGCCATTTATTAATTCATATCAATGCTAGGGACAAAGAAGAACTCGCTCGTTTAACTCAAAATGTTAAATCAATTGTAGGGTCAATTGGTACGGCCTATAACCCGAATAAAAAAGCTATGGATGCTTTCAATAGTTTCCTTCCTTTAGCTTCTAACAGTGTAAGTGATTTATCTAGTCGTTTAATGAATAGTGAAGCTGTTTCATTCTTCTTCCCATTCCATGAAAACGAAATGTTTGACGAACACGGTGACTTTATCGGAATTAATGAGAAAACAAAGAATGTCATTTTAGTAGATTCCAACAAATTATTAAATAAGCATAAATTCTACATAGGCGTGTCGGGTGTAGGTAAAAGTACAGCTGCATTTAATGACCTTGTAAAAGATTATCAAGCCGGTGTTTCTATCTATGTAAACGATCCGAAGGGCGAATTTGGAAGCGTATTTAAAAATATGGGTGGTCAATGGGTGAAGTTTGATATGGCTGGCACATCCAGAATTAACGCTTTTGATTTACCTACAAAACAAAAAACAATGATAGATGATGATATTGAATTAACGGAAAATCCAATTTTCAATAAGATACCGATTCTATTAGTTCGATTTAAATTAATGTTCCCGAAAATGGATATGACACAATATAACATTATCTCGGGTTTATTGGAGAAAACCTACGCAAAAGTAGGTATTAATGAGAATACCGATTTCTCACAATTAACAAATGAAGATTATCCTACTATGACAACATTCAATGAAGTTATCGAAGAATTAAAAGAGAAAGATATTCAAACATATGAATATATTCGTGAGTTTCATCTAGCAATTCAAATTTATACTACTGGAATTTACAGTAAATTATTTAACGGCTACACAAATGTTGACACGGAAAGCGATTTAATAAGCTATGATACATTAGCTTTCCAGCAAAATGAAGAGGTACAACGCATTATTTACTATGATGTAATGGCTCATTTAACAAACTTAGCAATCAATGGAGACGGTAGGCCGTTAAGGTTCTTTTTCGATGAAGGGCACGTTATAGCAGATCCAAAAATTCCTGTAGCAATGCAGCAGCTATTCTTTATGATGAAAGTTTTACGTTCTTTCAATGTTGGTGTATCAATTGCAACGCAATCTATTAATGACTTCTTATCGGCAAAAGATGATAAACGAAATTATGGTGAAGCCGTAATTAACCAATCAATTCAGTGTTTATATCTTCCGATTAAAAAAGCAGAAATCGACTTTATCGAACGTGAACTTGGCCAAAACTTCTCTGTAAAAGAACGTGCTATTTTAACCGTTCGGGAAGGTGAAAAAGAAAAGCAAGCCGGTAAAGGAATCCTTGTTGTTGGTTCTAAAAAAATTCAATGCCATATTCAATTGAATGATGTTGAAAAAGCTTTATGGTTTGAGAAAAAACATTACAGCGAAATAACGGTGTAG
- a CDS encoding conjugal transfer protein TrbL family protein, whose protein sequence is MKKFMAVLLFVLFFSFTSNIDVGFAAEGDFYNKYKSEIDSISHAPNYTEVLKKYDSETKSFECGKFDIYCLSVSAQLGVGIGLMNFIMVLFQYMIIDPNWILNEPIFTKYKGYFDSLTYSLLALFFIWQIAVNYAKNLTQIEEMDQFLNQKIIQIVGAVFLLVTYDEIFGLILSVQYDITSAVLKLGINEDQFTILVMKYQNMYSILFSLILGIVFLVFIIAILYRFVAFGFFYIMGPIAIVTMPNEEFNYFSLWFKYIINNVVTLFTQCLCLSLAVSAITLQFGILKRLPGGVDIVFGIVLCGAFCIFALVIPMILGQLGASTGTGKSLAKMMRFVAMKR, encoded by the coding sequence ATGAAAAAATTTATGGCTGTATTATTGTTTGTTTTGTTCTTCTCTTTCACAAGCAATATAGATGTAGGGTTTGCAGCAGAAGGAGATTTTTATAATAAATATAAAAGTGAAATTGATTCTATCTCACATGCTCCCAATTATACAGAAGTCTTAAAAAAGTATGATTCGGAAACAAAGTCATTTGAATGTGGGAAATTCGATATTTATTGTTTAAGCGTATCGGCTCAATTAGGTGTGGGAATCGGTTTAATGAACTTTATCATGGTGTTATTCCAGTACATGATTATTGACCCGAATTGGATTTTAAACGAGCCTATTTTCACGAAATACAAAGGCTATTTTGATAGTTTAACTTACTCACTCTTAGCTTTATTCTTTATTTGGCAAATTGCCGTGAACTATGCAAAAAACTTAACTCAAATTGAAGAAATGGACCAATTTTTAAATCAGAAAATCATTCAAATAGTCGGTGCTGTTTTTTTACTAGTAACCTACGATGAAATTTTCGGTTTAATTTTATCCGTACAATATGACATTACAAGTGCCGTTTTAAAGCTAGGAATCAATGAAGATCAATTTACTATCTTAGTAATGAAATATCAAAATATGTATTCTATTCTTTTCTCTCTTATTCTAGGCATTGTATTTTTAGTGTTTATAATAGCGATACTCTATCGCTTTGTCGCTTTTGGTTTCTTCTATATTATGGGGCCAATCGCTATTGTAACCATGCCTAATGAGGAATTTAATTATTTCAGTCTTTGGTTCAAGTATATTATCAATAACGTTGTAACGCTCTTTACACAATGTTTATGCTTATCGTTAGCTGTCTCGGCTATTACATTGCAATTCGGGATATTAAAAAGGCTGCCTGGGGGCGTAGATATTGTATTTGGAATTGTTTTATGTGGGGCGTTTTGTATATTCGCTTTAGTAATTCCGATGATTTTAGGCCAATTAGGGGCTTCTACAGGTACAGGTAAATCATTAGCTAAAATGATGCGTTTTGTTGCTATGAAACGCTAG
- a CDS encoding DUF262 domain-containing protein yields the protein MQAPQQNGWNVRQLLTMEKKRNILFDYPIQRPAGVWKPEQKSYLIHSLAQGIPVPAIFHLIVKIDREAHTKDGEVIMKEGHVVMENAKVRYVLDGKQRLTSIFSYCRGEYALDASTPTVTLQDEEFEMANRYFDELDIEVQDAILGCTISNYSFDSEEVSDDEVEDLFYRLNSSTPLTPQQKAKSLMGIGWSVRLNEIGEHPLVRELAAFSPTQLKSDAHITAIIQTIMMKENKYPYKNVSQNVVSQYSITFKADTENKLEYFDKVSQAFEYLIEVFPKKERVLLKKVNFPMTVITAMEAIEKNIEPDVFYQWAESFKLALKAEESVTDIPTNYAEYGGKGTTDRPKADGRMKEMLRHFNEYLEIYNLIPNQ from the coding sequence ATGCAAGCACCACAACAAAACGGATGGAATGTAAGGCAGCTTTTAACGATGGAGAAAAAACGAAATATACTTTTTGATTATCCTATTCAACGCCCAGCCGGGGTATGGAAACCCGAGCAAAAATCTTACTTAATCCATTCATTAGCACAAGGTATACCAGTTCCGGCTATCTTTCATTTAATAGTGAAGATAGATAGAGAAGCCCATACAAAAGACGGTGAAGTTATTATGAAGGAAGGGCATGTTGTAATGGAAAATGCAAAAGTCCGTTATGTACTTGATGGCAAACAACGATTGACTTCAATTTTTTCATATTGTCGTGGCGAATATGCTTTAGATGCCAGTACGCCTACCGTTACATTGCAAGATGAAGAGTTTGAAATGGCAAACAGATATTTTGATGAACTTGATATTGAGGTACAGGATGCTATTTTAGGATGTACAATTTCAAATTATTCATTTGATAGTGAAGAGGTTTCAGATGATGAAGTTGAAGATTTATTTTACCGATTAAATTCTAGTACGCCATTAACGCCACAACAAAAGGCTAAGTCCTTAATGGGGATCGGTTGGAGTGTTCGATTAAATGAAATTGGAGAGCACCCATTAGTTAGAGAATTGGCAGCCTTTTCACCAACACAATTAAAATCGGATGCACATATTACGGCTATCATTCAAACAATTATGATGAAGGAAAATAAGTATCCTTATAAAAATGTTTCTCAAAATGTTGTATCTCAATATTCAATTACGTTCAAAGCAGATACAGAAAATAAATTAGAATACTTTGATAAGGTAAGCCAAGCCTTTGAGTATTTAATTGAAGTATTCCCTAAAAAAGAACGAGTGCTTTTAAAGAAAGTAAATTTCCCTATGACAGTCATAACAGCTATGGAAGCAATCGAGAAGAATATTGAACCGGATGTATTTTATCAGTGGGCCGAATCCTTCAAACTAGCGTTAAAGGCCGAGGAAAGCGTAACTGACATTCCAACTAATTATGCTGAATATGGAGGCAAAGGTACAACGGATCGCCCTAAAGCCGATGGCAGAATGAAAGAAATGTTAAGACACTTCAATGAATATCTGGAAATATACAATCTAATTCCTAACCAATAA
- a CDS encoding ATP-binding protein: MEKTELSKVMSITSGYGIKLQEHEKVKLEQKSNEKVKFLTNGNEIYYLGKYIPNIANRLKLVTYARAIIHIGAPIFITGKNKTGKTTLAKEIGSYGFDEVIYIGTQNKKEVSKKFQYALEVFGSSEHLLILDEAVFDGGLIQLDERFYEEYKGALIVITKDEIESQLPPSYTHGHNYSFHLKNTEEKTEYTIKQYIAPTSYAYHWITNVIPINLALEDAITTLSVLERIKPHIKSADTFKYFKMQPEEVIEFLEMKYNSRDIFTVQMLEREIGQILDKETLKY; this comes from the coding sequence TTGGAAAAAACAGAATTATCAAAAGTTATGAGTATAACGTCAGGTTATGGAATTAAGTTACAAGAGCATGAAAAGGTAAAATTAGAGCAAAAATCCAATGAAAAAGTTAAGTTTTTAACCAATGGCAACGAGATATATTATTTAGGGAAATACATACCAAATATAGCAAATCGGTTAAAATTAGTTACGTATGCCCGGGCTATTATACATATTGGAGCACCTATATTTATAACAGGGAAAAATAAGACCGGAAAAACCACACTTGCAAAAGAAATCGGCTCGTATGGCTTTGATGAAGTTATTTACATCGGAACTCAAAATAAAAAAGAAGTATCTAAAAAATTCCAATATGCATTAGAAGTTTTCGGTAGTTCGGAACATTTACTAATTTTGGACGAAGCTGTTTTTGATGGAGGTTTAATACAGCTGGATGAAAGATTTTACGAAGAGTATAAGGGAGCATTGATTGTTATTACCAAAGATGAAATTGAAAGCCAATTACCCCCTTCTTATACGCATGGCCATAATTATAGTTTTCACTTGAAAAATACCGAAGAGAAAACAGAATATACTATCAAGCAATATATAGCCCCTACCTCTTATGCTTATCATTGGATCACTAACGTTATTCCGATTAATTTAGCTTTAGAAGATGCCATTACAACATTATCCGTTCTGGAACGGATAAAGCCACATATTAAGTCAGCAGATACCTTTAAATACTTTAAGATGCAGCCCGAGGAAGTAATAGAATTTCTTGAAATGAAATATAATAGCCGAGATATTTTCACTGTACAAATGCTTGAAAGAGAAATCGGCCAAATTCTCGACAAAGAGACTTTAAAATACTAA
- a CDS encoding ParM/StbA family protein: MTKNTEKIVPVIELTVGADIGNSSTEIAIQNENGVYEYFTQSSVIHSKPLRPEEEIIDSISKSLDELLDNLDVFFGSEKLNLNRYYSVGTQAIKSNASIRNMDITLSDKANNDIPMITSISMLAAIALKKHYAETNELPNDLEAKINMCTAIPASEYTVAKARMLEDRFKASHTVKLYIGSEVITVNVNIINCRVTEEGKTAMLAFSAANDDIFDIYKETYENKDSEFYDESSNITLDQFLESESFHSDIGDGSTEFTFIDGFNPVNSHGVMAGVGHVTANAIEEYKARLNNSVVDVPRQYFMQLLRSNKSKSALAKEVFDSSLNEASTDMYTKMTNQYMSLTKSAAEFLVVHGGGANVFKDKIYSKYVEFANRAMAKVLWVPEKYATKMNSTGLLVLAQNIYENK; the protein is encoded by the coding sequence ATGACAAAAAATACAGAGAAAATTGTTCCGGTAATTGAATTAACTGTGGGAGCTGACATTGGAAATAGCTCAACGGAAATTGCAATTCAAAATGAAAATGGTGTGTATGAATATTTCACTCAATCAAGTGTTATTCATTCAAAACCATTACGCCCGGAAGAAGAAATCATTGATAGTATTTCAAAATCTTTAGATGAACTTTTAGATAATTTAGATGTATTTTTCGGTAGTGAAAAGTTAAATCTTAACCGTTATTATTCTGTTGGAACACAAGCAATTAAAAGTAATGCATCAATTAGAAACATGGATATTACACTATCAGATAAGGCAAACAACGATATTCCAATGATTACTTCAATTAGCATGTTAGCTGCCATTGCTTTAAAGAAGCATTATGCAGAAACAAATGAATTGCCTAATGATTTGGAAGCTAAAATTAATATGTGTACAGCTATACCGGCATCTGAATATACGGTAGCAAAAGCAAGAATGTTAGAGGATCGCTTCAAAGCTAGTCATACAGTAAAGCTATATATTGGTAGTGAAGTTATTACTGTGAATGTAAACATTATCAATTGCCGTGTTACCGAAGAAGGAAAAACAGCAATGTTGGCTTTCAGTGCTGCTAATGATGATATTTTTGATATTTATAAAGAAACATATGAAAATAAAGATAGTGAATTTTACGATGAAAGTTCTAATATCACATTAGATCAATTTTTAGAAAGTGAATCATTTCACTCTGATATTGGAGACGGAAGTACGGAGTTTACTTTTATAGATGGATTTAACCCTGTTAATTCTCATGGTGTAATGGCTGGCGTTGGCCATGTAACGGCAAATGCAATTGAAGAGTATAAAGCACGTTTAAATAACTCTGTGGTAGATGTACCTCGTCAATATTTTATGCAATTATTACGTAGCAATAAATCAAAATCAGCGTTGGCAAAAGAGGTTTTCGATTCGTCACTAAATGAGGCATCAACTGATATGTACACGAAAATGACTAATCAATATATGTCATTGACAAAAAGTGCTGCTGAATTTTTAGTTGTTCATGGTGGTGGTGCAAATGTTTTCAAAGACAAAATTTATTCTAAGTATGTTGAATTTGCTAATAGAGCAATGGCAAAAGTTTTATGGGTTCCAGAAAAATATGCAACTAAAATGAACTCAACTGGATTATTAGTATTAGCACAAAATATTTACGAAAATAAATAA